From a region of the uncultured Propionivibrio sp. genome:
- a CDS encoding acetaldehyde dehydrogenase (acetylating): MGRKIRCALIGSGNIGTDLMMKLRRSTVLEPVWMVGVDPQSDGLLRAREMGLKTTDQGIAGLLPHLRDDDIRIAFDATSAYVHRENSDTLTARGVLMIDLTPAAIGPFCVPPVNLRAQLGQRVMNVNMVTCGGQATIPVIAAIASVQPVAYGEIVATISSKSAGPGTRKNIDEFTRTTSAAIEQIGGARKGKAIIIINPAEPPLIMRDTVHCLTDSTPDAAAITAAVQAMVAEVQQYVPGYKLVNGPVFDDRRVSVFLEVEGLGDYLPRYSGNLDIMTAAAARTAEMFAGEIIAGRFDPRSLQGVAP, translated from the coding sequence ATGGGCAGGAAGATTCGCTGTGCGTTGATCGGTTCCGGCAATATCGGCACCGACCTGATGATGAAGCTGCGTCGCAGCACGGTGCTCGAGCCCGTGTGGATGGTCGGCGTCGATCCGCAGTCCGACGGATTGCTGCGGGCGCGGGAGATGGGGCTGAAGACCACCGACCAGGGCATCGCCGGGTTGTTGCCGCATCTGCGCGACGATGACATCCGGATCGCTTTCGATGCGACCTCGGCCTATGTGCACCGCGAGAATTCCGACACGCTGACGGCGCGCGGCGTGCTGATGATCGATCTGACGCCGGCGGCGATCGGGCCGTTCTGCGTGCCGCCGGTCAATCTGCGCGCGCAGCTCGGGCAGCGGGTGATGAACGTCAATATGGTGACCTGCGGCGGCCAGGCGACGATCCCGGTGATCGCCGCCATCGCGAGCGTCCAACCGGTGGCCTACGGCGAGATTGTCGCGACGATCTCGTCGAAGTCGGCCGGGCCGGGAACACGCAAGAATATCGACGAATTCACGCGGACGACTTCTGCGGCGATCGAACAGATTGGTGGCGCGCGTAAAGGCAAGGCGATCATCATCATCAATCCGGCCGAACCGCCGCTGATCATGCGCGATACCGTGCATTGCCTGACCGATTCGACGCCCGACGCTGCGGCCATTACCGCCGCCGTGCAGGCCATGGTGGCCGAGGTGCAGCAATATGTGCCCGGCTACAAGCTCGTCAATGGACCGGTCTTCGACGACCGGCGCGTTTCCGTCTTCCTTGAGGTCGAGGGCCTGGGCGACTATTTGCCGCGTTACTCCGGCAATCTCGACATCATGACGGCGGCAGCGGCGCGTACCGCCGAGATGTTCGCCGGAGAAATCATCGCCGGGCGCTTTGATCCGCGCTCGCTGCAAGGAGTGGCGCCATGA
- a CDS encoding NAD(P)-dependent oxidoreductase — translation MKPRIAYLGLGGMGAAMARRFLDAAFPLTVWNRNADKARALVDAGARLAATPAEAVADADFVFTMVSDDRAIDGIAFGDTGFLAAMKPGSIHVSMSTILPTTARRLAEEHARTGSGYVAAPVFGRPSAAAEGMLWICVSGNDESKARTLPILEPLSQKRVDFGQDPGGANIVKLSGNFMIAAAIESMAEAFAFAEKNGIDPAQMSDFFGNSIFACPIYRNYGRIITDAAFDPPGFRLALGRKDVELVAETARINAVPMPILSTLVSRFAARVAKGGGELDWTSIALDVATDAGLPPREKR, via the coding sequence ATGAAACCACGCATTGCCTATCTCGGCCTCGGCGGCATGGGCGCCGCCATGGCGCGACGCTTTCTTGACGCCGCCTTCCCGCTGACCGTCTGGAACCGCAACGCCGACAAGGCGCGCGCGCTGGTCGACGCGGGCGCCCGGCTGGCCGCGACGCCGGCCGAGGCAGTGGCCGACGCCGACTTCGTGTTCACCATGGTCTCCGACGACCGCGCCATCGACGGCATCGCGTTTGGCGACACCGGTTTCCTGGCCGCGATGAAGCCCGGCAGCATCCACGTCTCGATGAGCACGATCTTGCCGACGACGGCGCGCCGTCTCGCCGAAGAACACGCGCGTACCGGCAGCGGCTACGTCGCTGCGCCGGTCTTCGGCCGGCCGAGTGCCGCTGCCGAGGGCATGCTCTGGATCTGCGTCTCGGGCAATGACGAAAGCAAGGCCCGGACGCTGCCGATCCTCGAACCGCTCAGCCAGAAGCGCGTCGACTTCGGGCAGGATCCCGGCGGCGCCAACATCGTCAAACTGTCGGGGAATTTCATGATCGCCGCGGCGATCGAATCGATGGCCGAAGCCTTCGCCTTCGCCGAAAAGAACGGCATCGACCCGGCGCAGATGAGCGACTTTTTCGGCAACAGCATCTTCGCCTGCCCGATCTACAGGAATTATGGCCGCATCATCACGGACGCCGCGTTCGATCCGCCCGGCTTCCGTCTCGCGCTCGGCCGCAAGGACGTCGAACTCGTCGCCGAGACGGCACGGATCAACGCCGTGCCGATGCCGATCCTGTCGACGCTGGTCAGCCGTTTCGCCGCGCGGGTTGCAAAGGGTGGCGGCGAACTCGACTGGACAAGCATCGCTCTCGACGTCGCGACCGACGCCGGTCTACCGCCGCGTGAAAAGCGCTAG
- a CDS encoding FadR/GntR family transcriptional regulator, with protein sequence MAATPEFKVEKIAVAGSLTDRVCRTLTQLIRGKELPPGTRLPSEATMAERFGVSRTVIREAVSRLKSEGLVESRQGSGVFVREENIQSPFRIDPATIDSIPSILKVVELRMVLESEIAALAATRRTAAQLDAIRSALGQIGIEEKEGKDGVEADIAFHRSIAEATDNPHFLALIEFLFNFLKSATQVTRSYEATKTTLINEVKQEHAAIVDAIARGDAEAARRCARLHMEGASRRLATLESMDDWQSRSPDPRVRT encoded by the coding sequence ATGGCCGCCACGCCTGAATTCAAGGTCGAAAAAATCGCCGTTGCCGGCTCGCTGACCGATCGTGTCTGCCGCACCCTGACTCAGCTGATCCGTGGCAAGGAGCTCCCTCCCGGCACGCGTCTGCCATCGGAAGCGACGATGGCCGAGCGTTTCGGCGTCAGCCGTACCGTCATCCGCGAAGCCGTTTCGCGACTCAAATCGGAAGGACTCGTCGAATCGCGTCAAGGCAGCGGCGTCTTCGTCCGCGAAGAAAACATCCAGTCGCCCTTCCGCATCGATCCGGCGACCATCGACTCGATCCCGAGCATTCTCAAGGTCGTTGAACTGAGGATGGTGCTCGAAAGCGAAATCGCCGCGCTTGCCGCAACCCGCAGAACCGCCGCGCAACTCGACGCCATCCGTTCCGCGCTCGGCCAGATCGGGATCGAGGAGAAGGAAGGCAAGGACGGCGTCGAGGCCGACATCGCCTTCCACCGCAGCATCGCCGAAGCGACCGACAACCCGCATTTCCTGGCGCTGATCGAGTTCCTCTTCAATTTCCTGAAAAGTGCGACACAGGTGACGCGCAGCTACGAAGCGACGAAAACGACGCTGATCAACGAAGTCAAGCAGGAGCACGCAGCCATCGTCGATGCCATCGCCCGGGGCGATGCCGAGGCAGCGCGTCGATGCGCCCGGCTGCACATGGAAGGCGCCTCGCGACGCCTCGCCACACTCGAATCAATGGACGACTGGCAGTCCCGGTCGCCCGACCCACGGGTCAGGACCTGA
- a CDS encoding LysR family transcriptional regulator, whose protein sequence is MTEKLLAARARSRLKTRQMNLLIALDEVRNIHQAAIETDMSQPAASKMLKDIEAIFGVPLFERLPRGVAPTIYGDAVIRHVRMSLSCLTQAQEAVATLQAGLSGQVNVGAIITPCPALIPQAIIRTKREAPRLCISFEVSTSNDLVARLKQGQLDFVLGRLMEQEDEPNLIYEDLSVETECVVARRDHPLMTRPDLRLEDVVDAGWILSGRGSILRNRFDMMFRRAGLEIPSNTVDTTSVLVVMNMLIHTDFLHIVPVDVAAFYMRSGEIARLPIDVPCTMENYGIIQRRDQLPAPGTHLLLKHIRDVAAEIF, encoded by the coding sequence ATGACGGAAAAACTCCTCGCCGCCCGCGCGCGTTCGCGCCTCAAGACGCGGCAAATGAACCTCCTGATCGCCCTCGACGAGGTACGCAATATCCATCAGGCGGCGATCGAGACGGACATGAGCCAACCGGCGGCCTCGAAGATGCTGAAGGACATCGAGGCCATCTTCGGCGTGCCGTTGTTCGAACGACTGCCGCGCGGCGTCGCACCGACAATCTACGGCGACGCCGTCATCCGCCATGTGCGCATGTCGCTGTCCTGCCTCACGCAGGCGCAGGAAGCCGTCGCGACCTTGCAGGCGGGCCTCTCCGGGCAGGTCAATGTCGGCGCGATCATCACCCCCTGTCCGGCGCTGATCCCGCAGGCGATCATCCGCACCAAACGCGAAGCGCCGAGACTGTGCATCAGCTTTGAAGTCAGCACCAGCAACGACCTGGTCGCCCGGCTCAAGCAGGGGCAACTCGATTTCGTGCTCGGCCGGCTGATGGAACAGGAAGACGAACCCAACCTCATCTACGAGGACCTGTCGGTCGAAACCGAGTGCGTCGTGGCGCGCCGCGATCATCCGCTGATGACGCGCCCCGACCTTCGCCTCGAAGACGTCGTCGATGCCGGCTGGATTCTTTCGGGCCGGGGCAGCATCCTGCGCAACCGCTTCGACATGATGTTCCGCCGCGCCGGCCTCGAAATCCCGTCGAACACCGTCGACACCACCTCGGTGCTGGTCGTCATGAACATGCTGATCCACACCGATTTCCTCCATATCGTTCCGGTCGACGTCGCTGCGTTCTACATGCGCAGCGGCGAGATCGCGCGACTGCCGATCGACGTTCCCTGCACCATGGAAAACTACGGCATCATCCAGCGCCGCGACCAACTGCCGGCGCCCGGTACGCACCTGTTGCTCAAGCATATCCGCGACGTCGCCGCCGAGATTTTTTGA